The Chryseobacterium phocaeense genome includes the window TGGCTTCAGGAGAAAAGCTTGGCAGCCTTTCTTTGTATTTTTTATCCAGCTCATCAATATCTTTCTGATGCTTCATGATTTTTCTTGCAGACTGATATTCAGTATCCAATTCCGTTTTTTGTCTCTGTACATACTGGTAATTCAGCAGTTTTTTAGCATCGGGATCCACAAAATTCAGGAACGCATAAATGCTGAAAATGGAAAGTATTCCCCCGATAAACATAGGAACGAAGGCTCTTGAGAACGCATCTTTGAAAGTAACGATTCTGTTTTTGTTCCAGAAAGATTTTACAGACCAGAAGGCTGCTCCCACATATAAAACAGGTAGAACGAATGCGTTGATTTTCAAAGAGGTATCAAAATAATTGATTCCGGAGAAAAAGTAATACGCTACAAAAAAAATAATCATTGTAGCGATAAAAAGTATAATTCCTAGTGTTGATGGACTTTTCGTCATGTTTGATTTTTTAAAAAAAGTTGAAAAATTATTGCTCTAAATTTCAGCTGATTAGCGCTATCACAGCATTTTTTCAACTAATTTTCTTTAATAATATTTTGAAGTTTATAAATTATTCCTACCTTTGCAACGGCAAGTCCTACACAACCAGCTCCTGAGAATCCTCCAGGGTGGGAACACAGCAAAGGTAATCGGTCGTAGCGGTGTGATGTAGGTAGCTTGCCATTTTTTTTGTTTTAAACTGAAGTAAGGTAATTGGAAAATTATCTTTTTTTGTTTTTATACTCTTCAGCATTTCCATTCTGATTTTCAAATTACCTTTGGTTTTTTATTAAAATTCGAACGTCTCCCCTAATTTTGGTAGAACAAGCTCTACATTTTTATCTGCAAAATGCTTCAGTGCACTTTCATGGTTGATCTCAATGGCAGGGAAAGTATCGAAGTGACAACCGATTACTTTCGGAGTTTTCAATAATTCTGCTGCTGCAAAAGCTGCTTTTCGCGGGCACATCGTATAGTGGCTACCGATAGGAAGGATCGAAAGGTCAAGGTTACCAAAAAGTCTTGGAAACAGCTCCATATCCGCCATTACTCCGGTATCTCCTGCCAGATAGATATTCTTACCTTCAGGAAGTCTGAAAATATACCCTACAGGAACTCCTCCGTAGCTGCCATCCGGGAATGAACTTGTGTGATGAGCCGGTACCATGGAAATTTTAAGATCATCGATTTTTGCCGACCCTCCTAAGTTCACATCGTCTGTATTTTTCGCCGTTTTGAAATACGCACAGATCTCCGGAACTGCAATCACTGTGGCTTCGGGATGATGCTGCAATACTTCTTCCACATCAGCAATATGATCGCCATGGGCATGCGTCAAAAGGATATAATCGATTTTCTGTGCCGTTATATCAAAGCCTGATTCCGCTTTTTTATAGTTGTAAAAAGGATCACTTAAAATTGTTTTGTCTTTGTATGTAAACAAAAAACAGTTTTGTCCTAAAAATTGTATTTTCATTTTTAATTGATTTTTAATTAACTGCATGAAATTGTTGAATTGAATAAAATCTGATACAACAAAATGCAGGCTGGTATGATGATAAATATCTGAAGAATCAATAATGGTTTTTGAGGTTAATTATTCCTGCCACCAGCAAAGAAGCAAGTACTCCATTGCCTATAATTATTAGAGCGGTAAAGAACGGGAGAAAATAGATGTCAAAAACAGACATGCCATCCCGCAGTTCTTTAACCACATCATACATAAGAATAAGAGCCAGGAGAATGGATAAACAAGAGACCATCTTATATCCGATATTCTTCATTGACTTGTTATTTCTGGGGAAACTTATCTTCAATCAGTCTCAGGTTAATTCCATGTTCAAGATAGGCTTTGCACCCGTCTAAGACAGTCGTAAAACCACCTGTATTATCATTAATTTCTTTTAAGAGGTCTTCACCTGTCTGGCTGAACCCATAGCTTTTAATTACCACAAGGGTCCCTTTTTCCATTTCTTTGAATTCATAATCCACCTGTACGGCAGGATCTCCCCATTCCGTTTTGATCAGCTGATTAGGGATGATCTTGTGAACCAGTACATCAGATTTTACTCCGTACATTTCCCATTCCCAGGTTGTCTTCTTTCCTTCTTCCAGTTTTCCGGTAGATTTTGTAAACCAGAAATTGGTGGTTACTTCAGGGTTGATGAATGCCTGAAAAACATCTTCAACCGGTTTTCTGATAAGCATTTGAGCTTCAACGTAAGTATCTGAATTCATAACAATTGTGATTTATTTAGTTAAAAAAATTAAGTCCTATTGCTGTAAGAACTGCCATAGTAAACGTAAGAATACCTACCTGCTTCAGGAAAGGATCCAGTTCTTTAGGTTCTTTTACAGACATGATTTTTCTTCTGAGCTTAGCCATCGGAATCAGCAGGATCATTACAATGAAAACATAATAATTCTGGGATTGTAAGAAACCGTTTATTCCTAAAAATATAAGAATTAAGACCAAAGGAAGCTGCAGCAGGACCATTTCGTAGATCATTGCATTTCTGAAGCCTATTCTCAATGCAAAGCTGTTTTTACCGGACAGCCTGTCGCTTTCAATATCTCTCATATTATTCAGGTTTAAAACCGCCATACTCATCATACCCACCGCAGTTCCCGGCAGCAGCATATCCCAGCTGAAGGTTTTTGTAAACAGGAAATAACTTCCGCATACTGAAACCAGCCCGAAAAATACAAATACGAAAAGGTCTCCCAATCCCATATATCCGTAAGGCTTTTTCCCCACAGTATATCCTATGGCCGCCAGAATACATGCAACACCTAACCCGATGAATATATAGAATTCCTTCATAAAATCAGGGAAAAATGCTATATACAGAAGAGCAACTGTTGCCACCAGTGACAATGCCGAGAAAAGAATCACTGCATTTTTCATCTGTTTGGCCGTAATTCTTCCTGAAGCGACGGCCCTTGCTTCCGCTTCGTTGATTCTTTTGGCATCTGTTCCTTTTACACCGTCTCCATAATCGTTGGCGTAATTTGATAAAATCTGGTACAAAAGGGTCACCAATAGTGCCAGTGCAAAAATCCTCCAGTCCCAGGTTCCTCCTTCGCCGTAAAGCCTCCATTTTGCAATAAAAGCTCCCATAATAATTCCGCTTAATGAAAGCGGTAGTGTTCTAAGCCTTGCGGCTTTTATCCAATCTGACATAATTTTGTATAATGTATGATGTACAATGTAAAAAGTATAACGGCATGTCATTAATACATTTTACATTGTACTTTTTACAATCTAAGATATCCATTGATTTTCTCCGAAGTCCGGTTTTCTTTTTTCAAGGAATGCATTTCTTCCTTCCTGAGCTTCTTCCGTCATATAAGCAAGACGCGTGGCCTCTCCTGCAAATACCTGCTGCCCTACCATACCGTCATCGGTAAGGTTCATGGCGAATTTCAGCATTCTGATGGAAGTCGGGGATTTTGCCAGTATTTCCTGAGCCCATTCGTAAGCTGTATCTTCAAGTTCTGCATGTGGAATTACAGCATTGACCATTCCCATATCCAAAGCTTCCTGAGCGGAATAGTTTCTTCCCAAAAAGAATATTTCACGGGCTTTTTTCTGGCCTACCATTTTAGCAAGGTATGCAGATCCGTACCCTCCGTCAAAGCTTGTTACATCAGCATCGGTCTGCTTGAAAATAGCATGCTCTTTACTGGCTAAAGTAAGGTCGCACACTACATGAAGGGAATGTCCACCTCCTACAGCCCATCCCGGAACCACTGCAATAACCACTTTCGGCATAAAGCGGATCAGACGCTGTACTTCAAGAATATTCAGACGGTGTCTTCCGTCTTCCCCAACATATCCCTGATGACCTCTGGCCTTCTGATCGCCTCCGCTGCAGAAAGCCCAGCCACCGTCCTTGGCGCTTGGTCCTTCTCCTGAAAGCAGGACAACGCCTATTGAAGAATCTTCATAAGCATCATAAAAAGCATCATAGAGTTCTGAAGTTGTTTTGGGTCTGAAGGCATTTCTCACTTCCGGTCTGTTGAAAGCAATTCTTGCTACCCCGTTACATTTTTTATAGGTAATATCTTCGTATTCTTTGGCGGTTTTCCACTCAATCATTTTGTAAAAATTTTTCTCAAAGATACGGAATTACAGAGAATTTTAACATTGATTTTTGATGATAATAACCCACAGATAAATGTGACATTTTTTATTATAAATCCAGGAATGGGATTAAAAGAATGTGTAAGAAATATTTTATTAATTTAGGATAAAGAATGAGTAGTTTTCCTTAAGCTAAATTTAATAAACAATTTTATGAAATCAGTAATCCTCTCACTAGCATTTAACATTTTATCATTGAGTATATCTGCTCAAAAGGTCACGGTTGTAAAATCTCCGGCAGCATTACCTGCTGAAGATAAAAGGTTAAAAATATTTCTCGGCGGCAGTATTGATATGGGCAACGCTGAAGACTGGCAAGCCAAGGTTACCGGAGCGTTATCTGAAAAAGATATTATATTATTCAATCCAAGACGGGATGACTGGAACAAGGACTGGAAGCCTGTAAGCACAGAACCTAACTTCAGAAAACAGTTAGAATGGGAGCTGGAAGCATTAGAAAAATCAGATATTATCATCATGTATTTTACTCCTAAATCACAAAGCCCCATAAGCTTACTGGAACTTGGACTTTATGCCAGGACCAATAAACTGATGGTTGTTTGCCCGGAAGGATACTGGAGGAAAGGAAATGTTGATATTGTATGTGAAAAATATCAGATCAAACGATACGAATCTATCGATATGCTGATAAATGCCCTGAAGAAAAAGGCTGAATAAATATTACGGCAGAATCAATAATCAGCTTTTCTGGTTTTTGATGGTCAGGTTTAACAAAAAACCGGAACATTTCTGCTCCGGTTTTGTATATTCTTACTAAAGAACTATTTTGTTTTTGCTTTCGCACTCAGTTCAGCTTCTTTAGCTTTCATTTCTTTAACCTTGTCCATATTCTTCGTTACCACATAGATTTCTTTCAAAGCTGTAACGGCATCCAGGTTTTCCGGTGCTGCTTTGTACCATCCTTCAGCATATGGAAGTGCTTTTGCAAATCTCTCTCTTCTTCCATCGATAAGCTTGGTAGCTTCATCCGGCTTGTCTTTTCTTAAAGCGTTGATCTGTTCTACCGTTTTAGCATCGTCACCGATCACCGTGTACACAAGGTTCTGGTAAGCATTATCAAAATCAGGCTTAATCTCAGTTGCTTTTTTGAATGACGCAATGGCATCTTCCACTGTGGCAGGGTTCTTAGACTGGATTACTCCCAGATTATACCAGTTGGTAGCATCATTAGGATTTTTAGCCAGCTGCTCTTTAAGATTTGCCATGAACTTATCGGTATTTCCTGATTCGTAATAAGCGGTACCCTGAGCATCTTTAAGCTTGGTATTATTTGGATATTTTGCCAAACCTTTTTCAATGATTACAAGCGCTTCAGCAGGCTTTTTGGCGTTAAGAAGCAATGTTGTCAGTGTTTCATACAAATCCGGCTCCACACTTGCAGACTGTTCAGTTTTAAAATCTGAATAATCAGGGTTCTTTTTCATAAGATCCCAGGTCGTTTTATCCAAAGGCACTACCTGTCCGGATTTTTTCTCTTTTGCAGTATACGTTGTCTGAACCCCAGTAAATCCGGAATTAACAAGATCCGTATATATTTTGATGGATTCGTCGCTGTTATTTGCCAAAGCATAGCTTAACCCTGCATAATACATATAAATCTTATCATCCTGACCATTGGTTTTCAGTAAGTTGTACACTTCTAAAAACTTAGGTGCTGCAGCGGAATAATTTTTTGCATTGTATGCATCCATTGCCGCTTTGTTAGCTTCCTGCAGTTTGGCATTCACATCACCCTTCTGCCCGAAAACGAATGCAGAAGCCACGATTGCTATACCTAAAATGAGTTTCTTCATAACTATATTATATTAATTGTACAATTTATTCTTCAGATTCTGAATTCTCATTTTCTCCGGCCGGATTTTCATTTTCAGCCTGAGGTTGTGTATTGTTTTCCTGGTTATCCGCTATAATTCCTGTTCCTTCTTCACTTTCTTCAGAAACATCTTCTACATCCTTATCCATTTCTACTTTTGCAATGGCTGCAATTTCGTCATTCTTCTTAAGGTTGATCATTCTTACTCCTTGAGTATTTCTTCCCATCACCCTCATTTCATCCATATTCATTCTGATGGCAACTCCGGACTTATTGATGATCATCAATCCGTCTTCGTCTGTCACATTCTGAATAGCGATCAGGTTTCCTGTTTTTTCGGTAATGTTCAGGGTAATAACTCCTTTTCCTCCTCTGTTGGTAATTCTGTAGTCTTCCACAGCAGTTCTCTTGCCATACCCTTTTTCAGATACTACAAGTACTGTTTCTTTGTCTACATCATTCACAACAATCATACCAATTGCCTCGTCATTATCTTCCATGGTAATCCCACGTACCCCGATAGATCCTCTACCCACTTCTCTCACTTTTTCTTCCGGGAAACGGATACATTTTCCGTTTTTGGTAGCAATCATGATCTGAGAATTACCATTCGTAAGGTAAGCACCCAACAACTGGTCATTATCCCTGATCTCAATAGCATTCACACCATTCACTCTAGGTCTTGAATAGGCTTCTAGAGAGGTTTTCTTAATGGTTCCGTTTTTGGTCACCATTACTACGCTCATCTGGTTTACGTATTCAGCATCCTTCAGGTTATTGGTTCTGATGTAAGCCTTGATCTTGTCATCCTGCTCAATATTGATCAGGTTCTGTACCGCTCTTCCTTTTGAAGTCTTGGACCCTTCAGGAATTTCAAATACTCTTAACCAATAACATCTTCCTTTTTCTGTGAAGAACAGCATATACTGGTGGTTGGTGGCAGAAACAATATACTCAAGGAAATCTTCATCCCTTGTTGTGGCTGCCCTGTTTCCTACACCGCCTCTGCTCTGGATCTTATATTCAGAAAGAGAAGTTCTCTTAACGTATCCTGCATGTGAAATGGTAAGAACCACAGCCTCATTCGGGATAATATCCTCAATGGACATTTCTCCACCTGAATAATCAATTGCAGTTCTTCTTTCGTCACCATATTTTTCTTTGATTTCAAGAAGCTCTTCTTTGATGATCTCGAATCTTCTTGGCTCATTGGCAAGAATATCTTCCAAATTCATAATCTCTTTCATGATTGCGTCATACTCATCACGGATCTTGTCAAGCTCCATTCCTGTAAGACGTGCCAATCTAAGATCAAGGATGGCCTGAGCCTGGATTTCAGAAAGTTCGAATGCTTCTATAAGGCCTTCTTTTGCAGCCTGCGGGTTTGCACTGTGACGGATTATGGAAATAGCTCTGTCTAAAGCATCCTGAGTTCCGATCACCTTCATGAAACCTTCTAAAATATGAGCTCTTTCTTTTGCTTTCTTAAGCTCATACTGGGTTCTTCTCACAATCACTTCGTGTCTGTGTTCTACGAAATGATGGATGATATCTTTTAAGTTCAGCTGTTCAGGTCTTCCTTTAACCAACGCGATATTATTAACGCTGAAAGAAGTCTGAAGTGCCGTATATTTATATAAAAGGTTCAGGACCACATTAGGAATGGCATCATTCTTCAGCTCATAAACGACACGGAGACCATTTCTGTCTGATTCGTCCCTGATCTCATGAATACCTACAATTTTATCATCTTTGATCAGTTCCGCTGTTCTGGCGATCATGTCCGCCTTATTAACCTGGTAAGGAACTTCAGTAACGATGATTGCATTTCTGTTTCCGATTTCCTCGAAATTCACTTTTGCCCTCAGCACTACTCTTCCTCTTCCGGTGTGGAAAGCATCCCTTACCCCATCATAGCCATAGATAATACCTCCTGTAGGGAAATCCGGAGCTGTGATGTGGTGCATCAGTTCATCGATCGTGATTTCTCTGTTGTCAATATAAGCACAAATTGCATCAATAGACTCCGAAAGGTTGTGCGGCGCCATATTGGTGGCCATACCAACTGCAATACCGGATGTTCCGTTTACCAAAAGATTCGGGATTTTTGTAGGAAGTACGGTAGGTTCCTGCAAGCTGTCATCAAAGTTATTCTGAAAATCAACCGTTTCTTTATCAAGATCAGAAAGAACCTCATCGGAGATTTTTTTCAGTCTTGCTTCGGTATAACGCATTGCTGCAGGCGGGTCACCGTCCATTGAACCGAAGTTACCCTGGCCATCTACCTGGGGATAACGTAGGCTCCATTCCTGAGCCATTCTCACCATTGCATCATATACAGAGGAATCTCCGTGCGGGTGGTATTTACCCAGAACGTCCCCAACAATCCTTGCAGATTTTAAATATTTTCTATTAGAAAAAACCCCTAGTCCATACATACCGTAAAGTACTCTTCTATGAACGGGTTTCAGGCCGTCTCTTACATCCGGTAGCGCCCTTGAAACGATAACCGACATCGAATAATCGATATAAGACGATTTCATTTCATCAACAATGTTGATAGGAATCAGTCTTTCTCCTTCTTTTTGCATAAACAAATTTTATTATAATGACAGTCAGACCTTTAGCTGTGCGTCTGAAAATTATTTATTTCCAATTTTTATTAACGGGCTAATTTACGAAATTTTTACCGATTTTTGCTCTAGAATTTATCCACAAAATCTTAAAAATTCATAAAATATGAGCTTATTGAGTATAACTTTCCACTGCACGAAAAACAATATTGAAGAATGGGAAAATTATATCGACGAAACACTGGTTCTGATGGCAGAAAACCTCATGGATGTGAACAAATATATCCTATCTGAAGTACACAGTGATTTCATAGAAGAAGGGAAGAATTATAATCTTCTCCTGATGTTTGATAATGATGATGTAAGGGAAGACTTTATCCAAAGTGAAATGCTGAATATTTCCGAACGGATTGAGAAGAAATTCGGGCAGGAAGTGATGATTTTCAATACTTTCCTGAATCCTAAAAAATCCAGATTCTGAATAGTATATGTGAGTGGATAGAGATATGAAGCCTGAAGCTGGAGGAAAGAAGTAATTGAAGTCTAAATATAACCGGCCGTTTATATTTATTAAGACTATTGCTTTAGATTCTACGAGAATAGTAAAATAATTGTCAAATGTTACCTTCCAGCCTCCCTCTTCCAGCTCCCAGCCCTGGTCTTAATTTTTATACCAATCAAAAGCCCCGAAAAATCCGGGGCTTTTTTATTTTTTTTCAATCTCTGTAATGTTTTCTGCCTTTGTGTCTGTGGCCATGACGTCTGTCGTCATAATCATAATAATACACTTTTTTTTTCACATGACCCGGCGCATAGTATCTTGCGCTTCCTCCATACATTCTCTTGGCGTGTCCCGGAGGAACTCTTCTTACGTGATGATCATGCACCACACATGAAGTCATCATGAAAAAGACCGTTACTACTCCAACTACTTTAATTAAACTTTTCATTTTCTACTTTTTCAAATTTCAAGAGGGAGATAACAAGGTTAGTGCCAATTTTTTGATTAAAAGATTAAAAAATTAAAAGATTGAAAGATTCATTGTATTAATGATTACCTATTGCTCATTACTCATTCTACGGTGTCGCTTCGCTTTTCCATCAGGATAAGATCTTTCCACTGTCCGTTGAGTTTTCCTATTTTTTTACGGACTCCTACTGTTCTGAATCCGTTTTTCTGGTGAAATCTTATGGATATTTCATTTTCAGGGAAGATGTTGGCCTGGAGCGTCCAGAAGCCATGGCTCTCGCTGTCAAGAATCATCTTTTTAAGCAGAACTGACCCCAAACCCTTACCTTGATACATATTATCGAAATAAATGTTCACTTCAGCTACTCCTTTGAAGCATTCTCTTTTACTTACCGGTCTCAAAGCGCACCACCCTACTACTTCATTGCTTTCATTTTCAAGCACCCACCGGCAGTCGTTGAAATATTCCATATTCCATGCCTCAGGTGTTGGAAGCTCAGTTTCAAAGGTGGCAATTCCTCCGTTGATACCCTGTTTAAAAATTTCCAGCACCCTCTTCTCATCGTTAGGAAGCATTTCTCTTAATTCGTAGTTCATTGTATTTAATGGTATTTTCTTTTATTCTTTCTTTTTATCCGCGAATAATGAGTCTGCTTGTGCTGCTCATCTTCCGAAATGACGCTGATATTCCCATCCACTTCAAGAATGGAAAGCTTCACATCTTTTATTTTTTCCACCCCATGTTCTCTTATGGCTTCTTCTAATTCGTCTTTTGTAATTTTCACCCTGTTCAGAGCCGGCTGGTCTATTACGCCGTCCCTAATCAGGATCACCGGATCTTCTTCCATAAAGGTTTCAAATTTCCGGTTGGAAAACATCAGTCTTTTTAAAATAAAATTAGCCGCAAAAAGTACAAGTGCTGCTATAAGACCGCCCTGCAGTGAAGTATCCTGTCCTACCATGGCATTCTGAACTGCATTGGAAATAAGCAGCAGCAATACCACATCACCCGCATTGAGTTGGGAAAGCTGATTCTTACCAAACAGACGGATAGCAATTACCATGAAAAGATAAACGCACAGGGAACGGATCACCACATCAAGAATAGGATTCACAGATTGTATTTTATAATCAAATGTATACATTTTTATGATTGGCTGTTCAATTTTTTTACAGCTAAAAACAGAATAAGATTTTTAGGATATGGCATGTGATTTGACGGCTCCTTGCATATCTCCACATGATGAAACACTTCCTTGTATGCCTCGGTCTTTTTACACTTTTAATCAGCTGTAAAAAAAACGAAACCAATATTTCTGCATCTGCACAGACATTGGTGAATCAAAAAATCAACGAACTGTACTCCCAGTACGGAAGTTCTAATGATGCTCTTTATAAGAAGCCGTTCTCTGACGACCTGTTCTCACCGGAGCTGAAAAAAGTATTAGAACAAGCGATTACTGCTTCCAAAGAAGATATAGAAAAAGTAAAAAACAGTGATCATCCTGATGAAAAGCCGCTGCTGTTTGAAGGTGCTGTTTTTTCAAGTTTATACGAGGGATATAGCAGCTACACCATAAAATCTGTGACAATAGATGCTTCCGGAACCTCAGCAGATGCAGATGTGCATTTTGAATATACCCTATCTCCGCCAAAAGTAACGTGGACAGACAAGATTCATTTGATTAATAATAGTAAAGGTTGGAAAATTGACAACATCCGCTTTGACAGCATAGGAAACTCTAAAGATCTGAAAGCAAGCCTCAGGGAGTTTGCTGAAAGTACAAAATAATTATGAGACCTTACCCATAAAA containing:
- a CDS encoding 1,4-dihydroxy-2-naphthoyl-CoA synthase; the encoded protein is MIEWKTAKEYEDITYKKCNGVARIAFNRPEVRNAFRPKTTSELYDAFYDAYEDSSIGVVLLSGEGPSAKDGGWAFCSGGDQKARGHQGYVGEDGRHRLNILEVQRLIRFMPKVVIAVVPGWAVGGGHSLHVVCDLTLASKEHAIFKQTDADVTSFDGGYGSAYLAKMVGQKKAREIFFLGRNYSAQEALDMGMVNAVIPHAELEDTAYEWAQEILAKSPTSIRMLKFAMNLTDDGMVGQQVFAGEATRLAYMTEEAQEGRNAFLEKRKPDFGENQWIS
- a CDS encoding DUF4199 domain-containing protein, translated to MTKSPSTLGIILFIATMIIFFVAYYFFSGINYFDTSLKINAFVLPVLYVGAAFWSVKSFWNKNRIVTFKDAFSRAFVPMFIGGILSIFSIYAFLNFVDPDAKKLLNYQYVQRQKTELDTEYQSARKIMKHQKDIDELDKKYKERLPSFSPEAIKGKDMLTASHFSGYFAAILIFYVVLSVFFGAFFRTRTVYQETENQE
- a CDS encoding DUF3828 domain-containing protein; this encodes MMKHFLVCLGLFTLLISCKKNETNISASAQTLVNQKINELYSQYGSSNDALYKKPFSDDLFSPELKKVLEQAITASKEDIEKVKNSDHPDEKPLLFEGAVFSSLYEGYSSYTIKSVTIDASGTSADADVHFEYTLSPPKVTWTDKIHLINNSKGWKIDNIRFDSIGNSKDLKASLREFAESTK
- the gyrA gene encoding DNA gyrase subunit A, whose amino-acid sequence is MQKEGERLIPINIVDEMKSSYIDYSMSVIVSRALPDVRDGLKPVHRRVLYGMYGLGVFSNRKYLKSARIVGDVLGKYHPHGDSSVYDAMVRMAQEWSLRYPQVDGQGNFGSMDGDPPAAMRYTEARLKKISDEVLSDLDKETVDFQNNFDDSLQEPTVLPTKIPNLLVNGTSGIAVGMATNMAPHNLSESIDAICAYIDNREITIDELMHHITAPDFPTGGIIYGYDGVRDAFHTGRGRVVLRAKVNFEEIGNRNAIIVTEVPYQVNKADMIARTAELIKDDKIVGIHEIRDESDRNGLRVVYELKNDAIPNVVLNLLYKYTALQTSFSVNNIALVKGRPEQLNLKDIIHHFVEHRHEVIVRRTQYELKKAKERAHILEGFMKVIGTQDALDRAISIIRHSANPQAAKEGLIEAFELSEIQAQAILDLRLARLTGMELDKIRDEYDAIMKEIMNLEDILANEPRRFEIIKEELLEIKEKYGDERRTAIDYSGGEMSIEDIIPNEAVVLTISHAGYVKRTSLSEYKIQSRGGVGNRAATTRDEDFLEYIVSATNHQYMLFFTEKGRCYWLRVFEIPEGSKTSKGRAVQNLINIEQDDKIKAYIRTNNLKDAEYVNQMSVVMVTKNGTIKKTSLEAYSRPRVNGVNAIEIRDNDQLLGAYLTNGNSQIMIATKNGKCIRFPEEKVREVGRGSIGVRGITMEDNDEAIGMIVVNDVDKETVLVVSEKGYGKRTAVEDYRITNRGGKGVITLNITEKTGNLIAIQNVTDEDGLMIINKSGVAIRMNMDEMRVMGRNTQGVRMINLKKNDEIAAIAKVEMDKDVEDVSEESEEGTGIIADNQENNTQPQAENENPAGENENSESEE
- a CDS encoding SRPBCC family protein; this encodes MNSDTYVEAQMLIRKPVEDVFQAFINPEVTTNFWFTKSTGKLEEGKKTTWEWEMYGVKSDVLVHKIIPNQLIKTEWGDPAVQVDYEFKEMEKGTLVVIKSYGFSQTGEDLLKEINDNTGGFTTVLDGCKAYLEHGINLRLIEDKFPQK
- a CDS encoding metal-dependent hydrolase, coding for MKIQFLGQNCFLFTYKDKTILSDPFYNYKKAESGFDITAQKIDYILLTHAHGDHIADVEEVLQHHPEATVIAVPEICAYFKTAKNTDDVNLGGSAKIDDLKISMVPAHHTSSFPDGSYGGVPVGYIFRLPEGKNIYLAGDTGVMADMELFPRLFGNLDLSILPIGSHYTMCPRKAAFAAAELLKTPKVIGCHFDTFPAIEINHESALKHFADKNVELVLPKLGETFEF
- a CDS encoding DUF4286 family protein; amino-acid sequence: MSLLSITFHCTKNNIEEWENYIDETLVLMAENLMDVNKYILSEVHSDFIEEGKNYNLLLMFDNDDVREDFIQSEMLNISERIEKKFGQEVMIFNTFLNPKKSRF
- a CDS encoding nucleoside 2-deoxyribosyltransferase domain-containing protein — translated: MKSVILSLAFNILSLSISAQKVTVVKSPAALPAEDKRLKIFLGGSIDMGNAEDWQAKVTGALSEKDIILFNPRRDDWNKDWKPVSTEPNFRKQLEWELEALEKSDIIIMYFTPKSQSPISLLELGLYARTNKLMVVCPEGYWRKGNVDIVCEKYQIKRYESIDMLINALKKKAE
- the menA gene encoding 1,4-dihydroxy-2-naphthoate octaprenyltransferase encodes the protein MSDWIKAARLRTLPLSLSGIIMGAFIAKWRLYGEGGTWDWRIFALALLVTLLYQILSNYANDYGDGVKGTDAKRINEAEARAVASGRITAKQMKNAVILFSALSLVATVALLYIAFFPDFMKEFYIFIGLGVACILAAIGYTVGKKPYGYMGLGDLFVFVFFGLVSVCGSYFLFTKTFSWDMLLPGTAVGMMSMAVLNLNNMRDIESDRLSGKNSFALRIGFRNAMIYEMVLLQLPLVLILIFLGINGFLQSQNYYVFIVMILLIPMAKLRRKIMSVKEPKELDPFLKQVGILTFTMAVLTAIGLNFFN
- a CDS encoding GNAT family N-acetyltransferase, which produces MNYELREMLPNDEKRVLEIFKQGINGGIATFETELPTPEAWNMEYFNDCRWVLENESNEVVGWCALRPVSKRECFKGVAEVNIYFDNMYQGKGLGSVLLKKMILDSESHGFWTLQANIFPENEISIRFHQKNGFRTVGVRKKIGKLNGQWKDLILMEKRSDTVE
- a CDS encoding tetratricopeptide repeat protein, coding for MKKLILGIAIVASAFVFGQKGDVNAKLQEANKAAMDAYNAKNYSAAAPKFLEVYNLLKTNGQDDKIYMYYAGLSYALANNSDESIKIYTDLVNSGFTGVQTTYTAKEKKSGQVVPLDKTTWDLMKKNPDYSDFKTEQSASVEPDLYETLTTLLLNAKKPAEALVIIEKGLAKYPNNTKLKDAQGTAYYESGNTDKFMANLKEQLAKNPNDATNWYNLGVIQSKNPATVEDAIASFKKATEIKPDFDNAYQNLVYTVIGDDAKTVEQINALRKDKPDEATKLIDGRRERFAKALPYAEGWYKAAPENLDAVTALKEIYVVTKNMDKVKEMKAKEAELSAKAKTK
- a CDS encoding YetF domain-containing protein; translated protein: MNPILDVVIRSLCVYLFMVIAIRLFGKNQLSQLNAGDVVLLLLISNAVQNAMVGQDTSLQGGLIAALVLFAANFILKRLMFSNRKFETFMEEDPVILIRDGVIDQPALNRVKITKDELEEAIREHGVEKIKDVKLSILEVDGNISVISEDEQHKQTHYSRIKRKNKRKYH